A single region of the Pseudomonas sp. GGS8 genome encodes:
- the lpdA gene encoding dihydrolipoyl dehydrogenase translates to MKQTLNTTLLIIGGGPGGYVTAIRAGQLGISTILVEGQSLGGTCLNIGCIPSKALIHVAEQFHQTQHHSQYSALGISVSAPTLDIGKSVEWKDAIVDRLTTGVSALLKKHKVQVIQGWAKVIDGKTVEVGDTRIQCEHLVLATGSKSVNLPMLPIGGPIISSTEALAPKSVPKRLVVVGGGYIGLELGIAYRKLGAEVSVVEAQDRILPAYDAELTHPVHEALKQLDVKLYLKHSVEGFDSQRNSLQVRDPNGDILNLATDQVLVAVGRKPNTQGWNLEALNLDMNGSAIKIDNRCQTSMRNVYAIGDLSGEPMLAHRAMAQGEMVAELISGKHREFNPTAIAAVCFTDPELVVVGKTPDEAKAAGLDCIVSSFPFAANGRAMTLESKSGFVRVVARRDNHVIVGWQAVGVGVSELSTAFGQSLEMGARLEDIAGTIHAHPTLGEAVQEAALRALGHALHL, encoded by the coding sequence ATGAAACAGACTCTGAACACCACGCTGCTCATCATCGGCGGTGGCCCTGGCGGCTATGTGACGGCGATCCGTGCCGGTCAGTTGGGCATTTCGACCATTCTGGTGGAAGGCCAATCGCTGGGTGGCACCTGCCTGAACATCGGCTGCATTCCGTCCAAGGCGTTGATCCACGTCGCCGAACAGTTCCATCAGACACAACACCACAGCCAATACTCGGCGCTGGGTATCAGCGTGTCGGCGCCGACCCTGGACATCGGCAAGAGCGTCGAGTGGAAGGACGCCATTGTTGATCGCCTGACCACCGGCGTCTCGGCACTGTTGAAGAAACACAAGGTCCAGGTCATTCAAGGCTGGGCGAAAGTGATCGACGGCAAAACCGTGGAAGTCGGCGACACGCGGATTCAGTGCGAGCACCTGGTGCTGGCCACCGGTTCGAAAAGCGTCAACCTGCCGATGTTGCCGATTGGCGGGCCGATCATTTCCTCCACCGAAGCCCTGGCGCCGAAAAGCGTGCCGAAACGGCTGGTCGTGGTCGGTGGCGGTTACATCGGCCTGGAGCTGGGGATTGCTTATCGTAAGCTCGGCGCCGAGGTCAGCGTGGTCGAGGCGCAGGATCGTATTCTGCCGGCTTACGATGCCGAACTGACCCATCCGGTGCACGAAGCACTCAAACAACTCGACGTGAAGCTTTACTTGAAGCACAGCGTTGAAGGCTTTGATTCACAAAGAAATTCTTTGCAAGTTCGCGACCCGAATGGCGACATCCTGAATCTTGCAACCGATCAGGTGCTGGTGGCCGTCGGTCGCAAGCCAAACACCCAGGGCTGGAACCTAGAAGCCTTGAATCTGGACATGAACGGTTCGGCGATCAAGATCGATAACCGTTGCCAGACCAGCATGCGTAACGTCTACGCCATCGGCGACCTGAGCGGCGAACCGATGCTCGCCCACCGTGCCATGGCTCAGGGCGAGATGGTCGCCGAACTGATCAGCGGCAAACACCGCGAGTTCAACCCGACCGCCATCGCCGCCGTGTGCTTCACTGACCCGGAACTGGTGGTGGTCGGCAAGACCCCGGACGAGGCCAAGGCTGCGGGGCTGGACTGCATTGTTTCCAGCTTCCCGTTCGCCGCCAATGGCCGAGCGATGACGCTGGAGTCGAAAAGCGGCTTCGTACGCGTTGTAGCGCGGCGTGACAATCATGTGATTGTTGGCTGGCAAGCGGTCGGTGTGGGCGTATCGGAGTTGTCGACGGCGTTCGGTCAAAGCCTGGAAATGGGCGCCCGGCTGGAAGACATCGCCGGCACCATCCACGCGCATCCGACGCTCGGCGAGGCGGTGCAGGAAGCAGCGCTGCGCGCCTTGGGCCATGCCCTGCATTTGTAA
- a CDS encoding MBL fold metallo-hydrolase: protein MPALIEAFLDPASSTYSYVIYEHDGGDCAIVDPVLDYNAAAGRTSTVQADKIIAFVRQHQLQVQWLLETHAHADHLSAAPYLRRELGGKIAIGESISKVQGVFKALFNLEPGFSVNGSQFDHLFAPDESFRIGNLKATALHVPGHTPADMAYLIDGDVILVGDTLFMPDVGTARCDFPGGNAHQMFASIRKLLAFPASVRLFVCHDYPPEGRAPQCQSTVGEQRKSNIHIHDGVDEASFVAMRTQRDAGLCMPTLLLPAIQVNVRAGNFPPAEDNGVTYLKIPLNQL from the coding sequence ATGCCCGCCTTGATTGAAGCCTTCCTCGACCCCGCATCGTCGACCTACAGCTACGTGATCTACGAGCACGATGGCGGGGACTGCGCGATTGTCGACCCGGTGCTCGATTACAACGCCGCCGCCGGGCGTACCTCGACCGTCCAGGCCGACAAGATCATCGCCTTCGTTCGCCAACACCAGTTGCAGGTGCAATGGCTGCTGGAAACCCATGCCCATGCCGATCATCTGTCGGCCGCGCCGTATCTGCGTCGGGAACTGGGGGGCAAGATTGCGATAGGTGAGTCGATCAGTAAGGTTCAGGGGGTGTTCAAGGCACTGTTCAACCTCGAACCGGGCTTTAGCGTCAATGGTTCACAGTTCGATCACCTGTTCGCCCCGGACGAGTCATTCCGCATTGGCAACCTCAAGGCCACGGCCCTGCATGTGCCCGGGCATACCCCGGCGGACATGGCTTATTTGATCGACGGCGATGTGATTCTGGTGGGCGATACGCTGTTCATGCCGGACGTCGGCACCGCGCGCTGCGACTTCCCCGGCGGCAACGCCCACCAGATGTTTGCCTCGATCCGCAAACTGCTGGCCTTCCCCGCCAGCGTGCGCCTCTTCGTCTGCCACGATTACCCGCCCGAGGGCCGTGCCCCGCAATGCCAGAGTACGGTTGGCGAGCAGCGTAAAAGCAACATTCATATTCACGACGGCGTCGACGAAGCCTCTTTCGTGGCCATGCGCACCCAACGTGACGCCGGTTTGTGCATGCCGACGCTGTTGCTACCGGCGATTCAGGTGAATGTGCGGGCGGGGAATTTTCCGCCGGCGGAAGATAATGGCGTGACTTACCTGAAGATTCCCCTGAACCAACTCTGA
- a CDS encoding 3-methyl-2-oxobutanoate dehydrogenase (2-methylpropanoyl-transferring) subunit alpha, with protein sequence MNQAYEPLRLHVPEPSGRPGCKTDFSYLHLTDAGLVRKPPIDVEPADTADLARGLIRVLDDQGNALGPWAEGVPVEILRKGMRAMLKTRIYDNRMVVAQRQKKMSFYMQSLGEEAIGSAQALALNIDDMCFPTYRQQSILMAREVPLVDLICQLLSNERDPLKGRQLPIMYSVKEAGFFTISGNLATQFIQAVGWGMASAIKGDTKIASAWIGDGATAESDFHTALTFAHVYRAPVILNVVNNQWAISTFQAIAGGEATTFAGRGVGCGIASLRVDGNDFIAVYAASAWAAERARRNLGPTMIEWVTYRAGPHSTSDDPSKYRPADDWSHFPLGDPIVRLKQHLIKIGQWSEEEHATVSAELEAEVIAAQKEAEQYGTLAGGQIPSAATMFEDVYKEMPEHLKRQRQELGI encoded by the coding sequence ATGAACCAAGCGTACGAACCGCTGCGCCTGCACGTTCCCGAACCCTCGGGCCGCCCGGGGTGCAAAACCGACTTCTCCTACCTGCATCTGACTGACGCAGGCTTGGTGCGCAAACCCCCAATCGACGTAGAACCGGCTGACACCGCTGATCTGGCCAGAGGCCTGATTCGCGTGCTCGACGACCAGGGCAATGCCCTGGGCCCATGGGCTGAAGGCGTACCCGTCGAGATCCTGCGTAAAGGCATGCGCGCCATGCTCAAGACGCGGATCTACGACAACCGCATGGTGGTCGCCCAGCGCCAGAAAAAAATGTCGTTCTACATGCAGAGCCTCGGCGAAGAAGCCATCGGCAGTGCCCAGGCCCTGGCCTTGAACATCGACGACATGTGCTTTCCCACCTACCGTCAGCAAAGCATCCTGATGGCCCGCGAAGTGCCGCTGGTGGACCTGATCTGCCAACTGCTGTCCAACGAGCGCGATCCGCTCAAGGGCCGTCAGTTGCCGATCATGTACTCGGTCAAGGAGGCCGGTTTCTTCACCATTTCCGGCAACCTGGCCACCCAATTCATCCAGGCGGTGGGCTGGGGCATGGCCTCGGCGATCAAAGGCGACACCAAAATCGCCTCGGCCTGGATCGGCGACGGTGCCACGGCTGAATCGGACTTCCACACTGCCCTCACCTTCGCCCACGTGTACCGTGCGCCGGTGATCCTCAATGTGGTCAACAACCAGTGGGCGATCTCGACATTCCAGGCGATTGCCGGCGGTGAAGCCACCACCTTTGCCGGACGCGGCGTCGGTTGCGGCATCGCCTCCCTGCGGGTCGATGGCAACGATTTCATCGCGGTGTATGCCGCCTCTGCCTGGGCTGCCGAACGCGCGCGCCGCAACCTCGGCCCGACCATGATCGAATGGGTCACCTACCGCGCCGGCCCGCACTCGACCTCCGATGACCCGTCCAAATACCGTCCTGCCGACGACTGGAGTCACTTCCCGTTGGGCGACCCGATTGTGCGGCTCAAGCAGCACCTGATCAAAATCGGTCAGTGGTCCGAAGAGGAACACGCCACTGTCAGTGCCGAACTGGAAGCCGAAGTGATCGCCGCGCAGAAAGAAGCCGAGCAGTACGGCACCCTCGCCGGCGGCCAGATTCCGAGCGCCGCGACCATGTTCGAAGACGTCTACAAAGAGATGCCGGAGCACTTGAAGCGCCAGCGTCAGGAGTTGGGGATCTGA
- a CDS encoding zinc-binding dehydrogenase — MAIQLVNAAGAIPIAVVSSDEKADYCRQIGAKGTINRQKYAHWGVLDDIENPVEYAQWLSEARRFQHEIWRLVGDKKNPSIVIEHPGEDTFPTSSFVCAPGGMVVICAGTSGYKGTFDIRYQWMRQKRFQGSHFANLAQCSEFNKLVCQGLVNPWLTRVFDFKDLPEAHQIMFENRELLGNFAIRIDSRRED, encoded by the coding sequence ATGGCTATTCAATTGGTCAACGCCGCTGGAGCTATCCCCATTGCTGTAGTGAGCAGCGACGAAAAAGCGGATTACTGTCGACAGATTGGTGCCAAAGGCACGATCAATCGTCAGAAGTATGCACATTGGGGCGTACTCGACGATATAGAAAATCCGGTTGAATATGCCCAATGGCTGAGTGAGGCCAGGCGTTTTCAGCATGAAATATGGCGTTTGGTAGGGGATAAGAAGAACCCCAGTATTGTCATTGAACATCCTGGCGAAGATACATTTCCGACATCCTCCTTTGTGTGCGCGCCCGGCGGAATGGTGGTTATTTGTGCCGGCACCAGTGGATACAAGGGCACCTTCGATATTCGCTATCAGTGGATGCGACAAAAAAGATTTCAGGGCTCTCACTTCGCCAATCTGGCTCAATGCAGCGAATTCAATAAGTTGGTTTGTCAGGGGCTGGTAAATCCTTGGTTAACTAGGGTTTTCGATTTTAAAGATTTGCCGGAAGCGCATCAGATCATGTTCGAGAACAGGGAGCTTTTGGGTAACTTTGCCATTCGAATCGATAGTCGTCGGGAGGATTGA
- a CDS encoding alcohol dehydrogenase catalytic domain-containing protein: MNTVGVMLDPTNLNVPEMMLAQTIRSERYGQPLSAFALESVPVPCFQSDECLVKVMAAGVNHNGVWAARGYPVDVIDLQRSRGEKHDFHIAGSDASGIVVAVGKDVHDIAIGDEVVLHCGWWDCDAVADEIMDKSAKIWGYEINFGAFAEYTRVKRQAILPKPAHLNWEQAASYMLCGATAYRMLHGFAPHTVKPGDVVLIWGAAAEWAQWLFNWSTPLELSPLL; encoded by the coding sequence ATGAACACAGTAGGCGTGATGCTTGATCCTACAAATCTCAATGTTCCTGAGATGATGTTGGCGCAAACTATTAGATCTGAAAGGTATGGCCAGCCTTTGAGCGCATTTGCTCTTGAATCGGTACCCGTGCCTTGCTTTCAATCCGATGAGTGCTTAGTCAAGGTCATGGCTGCTGGTGTCAATCACAATGGCGTTTGGGCTGCACGAGGATATCCAGTCGATGTCATTGATCTTCAAAGGTCCCGCGGTGAGAAACATGACTTTCATATTGCCGGATCCGATGCTTCCGGAATCGTCGTAGCGGTAGGCAAGGATGTGCACGACATCGCTATCGGTGATGAAGTGGTGCTGCACTGTGGTTGGTGGGATTGCGATGCAGTGGCCGATGAGATCATGGATAAATCGGCAAAAATCTGGGGTTACGAAATCAACTTTGGAGCCTTCGCGGAGTACACACGGGTCAAGCGGCAGGCGATTCTGCCCAAGCCCGCGCACTTGAACTGGGAGCAGGCTGCGTCTTACATGCTCTGCGGGGCGACGGCCTACCGCATGCTGCATGGCTTTGCCCCGCATACGGTTAAACCGGGTGATGTGGTCCTTATATGGGGGGCAGCGGCGGAATGGGCTCAATGGCTATTCAATTGGTCAACGCCGCTGGAGCTATCCCCATTGCTGTAG
- a CDS encoding non-ribosomal peptide synthetase, with the protein MLFIQKFVDCARALPEVPAIVDVSSKLSYGELYDRAQPLAEVIASTSSGSMIGVLMEKSVDYIVSILAIHLLGRTVVPLDRSYPVERLRQMITFIDLSLCLLNEQGSVELTVMLDERTRSLRIDEPTAPSVGVGSIEITPETLDEVPAYVVFTSGTTGQPKPVMVPYRSLSTLIDWMVKAPGQAGTTLLYAAQGFDVSFQEIYSSLCQGDRLLVITDEQKKDLHALTQEMVSAAVTRLFLPTSMLIPFVTFNLHDSQVLADLQEVICAGEQLKISPVVRQWFKAHPQCLLINHYGPAETHVVMEHRLGGEPEDWPDLPPIGQVTQASTAYLLDDQLQPVIPGTNGQLYIAGRSLALGYYGMSAQTAEKFVTHPQTLERMYNTGDICVLNEQALFEYKGRRDRQYKVRGYRVELKEIETVATDSELVDDCLVVARQSGRTTTLVLYFTAQERDQDLSMRLHTHLAARLPDYMLPSFYKKITAIPLTQNGKVDLQKLPQVGGLRSHISTSYFEPHGELETMVCELAASCFGLDRLGANDNFMDVGANSITLISLLAELRYVLAHAFRQTDLFEYPTPRLLCAFYQCSLDTTQQVAPAVAPTCSRKKRLAAIQRFHERKGG; encoded by the coding sequence ATGTTGTTTATTCAAAAGTTTGTCGATTGTGCTCGTGCGCTCCCCGAAGTGCCGGCCATTGTTGATGTGTCGTCGAAGCTTTCATACGGCGAGTTGTATGATCGGGCGCAACCTTTGGCCGAGGTTATCGCTTCGACAAGTTCGGGCTCGATGATCGGTGTGTTGATGGAGAAAAGTGTCGATTACATCGTTTCGATACTGGCTATTCATTTATTGGGGCGAACAGTCGTACCACTGGACAGGAGTTACCCGGTTGAGCGATTACGACAAATGATCACTTTCATCGACTTGTCGCTATGCCTGCTGAATGAGCAGGGGAGCGTCGAGTTGACCGTGATGCTGGACGAGCGGACTCGCTCGCTGCGTATTGATGAACCCACCGCGCCATCGGTAGGTGTCGGCAGTATCGAGATTACGCCCGAGACACTGGATGAAGTGCCGGCTTACGTGGTTTTTACTTCCGGGACTACCGGGCAGCCCAAACCGGTCATGGTGCCGTATCGATCGCTGAGCACCCTGATCGACTGGATGGTGAAAGCTCCGGGTCAGGCTGGCACCACGTTGTTGTACGCGGCCCAGGGTTTTGATGTCTCATTTCAGGAGATCTATAGCTCGTTGTGCCAAGGGGATCGTCTGCTGGTCATTACGGACGAGCAAAAGAAAGATTTGCACGCGCTCACTCAAGAGATGGTTTCTGCGGCCGTCACGCGCCTGTTTCTGCCGACCTCAATGCTGATCCCTTTCGTTACATTCAATCTTCACGACTCGCAAGTGTTGGCTGATCTGCAGGAAGTGATCTGTGCCGGTGAGCAGTTGAAGATTAGCCCTGTTGTCAGGCAATGGTTCAAGGCTCATCCCCAATGTCTGCTGATCAATCACTACGGTCCGGCCGAAACGCATGTGGTAATGGAGCATCGACTCGGTGGCGAGCCAGAAGATTGGCCGGATCTGCCGCCCATCGGCCAAGTCACCCAGGCCAGCACCGCTTACCTGCTCGATGACCAGTTGCAGCCAGTCATACCGGGTACCAATGGACAGCTCTACATTGCCGGACGCTCTCTGGCGCTGGGTTACTACGGTATGTCCGCGCAAACGGCAGAGAAGTTCGTGACGCATCCCCAGACACTCGAGCGGATGTACAACACCGGCGACATCTGCGTCCTGAACGAACAGGCGTTGTTCGAGTACAAGGGGCGGCGCGACCGGCAGTACAAGGTTCGCGGCTACCGGGTCGAGTTGAAAGAAATCGAGACTGTCGCCACTGATTCCGAGCTGGTCGACGATTGCCTCGTCGTGGCCCGACAGTCCGGCCGGACTACGACGCTGGTCCTGTACTTCACGGCGCAGGAACGTGATCAAGATCTCAGTATGAGACTGCATACGCATCTGGCGGCAAGACTGCCCGATTACATGCTGCCGTCCTTCTACAAAAAAATTACGGCCATTCCATTGACGCAAAACGGCAAGGTCGATCTGCAAAAACTGCCTCAAGTCGGTGGGCTGCGATCTCACATTTCAACGAGTTACTTTGAGCCGCATGGTGAGCTTGAAACGATGGTGTGCGAGCTGGCGGCGTCCTGTTTTGGTTTGGACCGGCTCGGTGCCAACGATAACTTCATGGACGTCGGTGCGAACTCTATCACCCTGATTTCCCTGTTGGCCGAACTGCGTTACGTGCTGGCCCATGCCTTTCGCCAGACTGATCTGTTCGAGTACCCGACGCCCAGGCTGTTGTGTGCTTTTTACCAGTGCTCGCTGGATACGACGCAACAGGTTGCCCCGGCGGTTGCACCTACCTGCAGCCGAAAAAAGAGATTGGCCGCCATTCAACGTTTTCATGAAAGAAAGGGGGGCTGA
- a CDS encoding alpha-ketoacid dehydrogenase subunit beta yields the protein MNDHNNNIQLETAMTTTTMTMIQALRSAMDVMLERDDNVVVFGQDVGYFGGVFRCTEGLQNKYGTSRVFDAPISESGIVGVAVGMGAYGLRPVAEIQFADYVYPASDQIISEAARLRYRSAGEFTAPMTLRMPCGGGIYGGQTHSQSIEAMFTQVCGLRTVMPSNPYDAKGLLIASIENDDPVIFLEPKRLYNGPFDGHHERPVTPWSKHPAAQVPDGYYTVPLDVAAITRPGKDVTILTYGTTVYVSQVAAEETGIDAEVIDLRSLWPLDLETIVKSVKKTGRCVVVHEATRTCGFGAELVALVQEHCFHYLEAPIERVTGWDTPYPHAQEWAYFPGPSRVGAALHRVMEV from the coding sequence ATGAACGATCACAACAATAATATTCAGTTGGAAACCGCCATGACCACGACCACCATGACCATGATCCAGGCCCTGCGCTCGGCCATGGATGTGATGCTTGAGCGTGACGACAACGTCGTGGTGTTCGGCCAGGACGTGGGCTACTTCGGCGGCGTATTCCGTTGCACCGAAGGCCTGCAGAACAAGTACGGCACCTCCCGGGTGTTCGATGCACCGATTTCCGAAAGCGGCATCGTCGGTGTCGCCGTGGGCATGGGCGCTTACGGTTTGCGGCCAGTGGCCGAGATCCAGTTCGCCGACTACGTGTACCCGGCGTCGGACCAGATCATTTCCGAAGCCGCCCGCCTGCGCTATCGCTCGGCCGGCGAGTTCACCGCGCCGATGACCTTGCGCATGCCTTGCGGCGGCGGCATCTACGGCGGCCAGACCCACAGCCAGAGCATCGAGGCGATGTTCACCCAGGTCTGCGGTTTGCGCACCGTCATGCCGTCCAACCCTTACGACGCCAAAGGCCTGTTGATCGCCTCCATCGAAAACGATGACCCGGTGATCTTCCTCGAGCCGAAACGCCTGTACAACGGCCCGTTCGACGGTCACCACGAGCGCCCGGTAACCCCATGGTCCAAGCACCCGGCCGCGCAAGTACCGGACGGTTACTACACCGTGCCGCTGGACGTGGCCGCCATCACCCGCCCGGGCAAGGACGTGACCATCCTGACCTACGGCACCACGGTTTATGTGTCGCAAGTCGCCGCTGAAGAAACCGGCATCGACGCCGAAGTCATCGATCTGCGCAGCCTGTGGCCACTGGACCTGGAAACCATCGTCAAGTCGGTAAAGAAAACCGGACGCTGCGTGGTTGTTCACGAAGCGACCCGCACCTGCGGTTTCGGCGCCGAGCTGGTCGCACTGGTGCAAGAGCATTGCTTCCACTACCTGGAAGCGCCGATCGAGCGCGTCACTGGCTGGGACACTCCCTACCCGCACGCGCAAGAGTGGGCGTATTTCCCTGGTCCGTCCCGTGTGGGCGCGGCTTTGCATCGGGTTATGGAGGTCTGA
- a CDS encoding dihydrolipoamide acetyltransferase family protein, producing the protein MGTHVIKMPDIGEGIAEVELSVWHVKVGDMVVEDQVLADVMTDKAMVDIPSPVHGKVIALGGQPGEVMAVGSELIRIEVEGSGNVKESAEPVVAVKEAPVAPAKVETVVESKPAATPRPAAVCQGPMVAREADERPLASPAVRKHALDLGIQLRLVRGTGPAGRILHEDLDAWLAQGQSNASTATAAYAQRNDEQQIPVIGMRRKIAQRMQDATQRAAHFSYVEEVDVTAVEELRAHLNEKHGATRGKLTLLPFLVRALVVALRDFPQINARYDDEAQIITRLGAVHVGVATQADIGLMVPVVRHAEARSLWDNAAEISRLATAARTGKASRDELSGSTITLTSLGALGGIVSTPVLNLPEVAIVGVNKIVERPMVVKGQIVIRKMMNLSSSFDHRVVDGMDAALFIQALRSLLEQPATLFVE; encoded by the coding sequence ATGGGCACGCACGTTATTAAAATGCCGGACATTGGCGAAGGCATTGCAGAAGTTGAATTGTCGGTGTGGCACGTCAAGGTCGGCGACATGGTCGTCGAAGATCAGGTACTCGCCGATGTGATGACCGACAAGGCGATGGTCGATATTCCATCCCCGGTGCACGGCAAGGTGATTGCGCTGGGCGGTCAGCCGGGCGAAGTCATGGCGGTAGGCAGCGAGTTGATCCGCATTGAAGTCGAAGGCTCGGGCAACGTTAAAGAGTCGGCTGAGCCGGTGGTTGCCGTGAAAGAAGCGCCGGTGGCGCCTGCAAAAGTTGAAACCGTTGTTGAAAGCAAACCGGCTGCGACTCCGCGTCCGGCCGCCGTTTGCCAAGGCCCAATGGTCGCCCGCGAAGCCGATGAACGTCCGCTGGCCTCCCCGGCCGTGCGCAAGCATGCGCTGGACCTCGGCATTCAATTGCGTCTGGTGCGTGGCACTGGCCCTGCCGGGCGCATTTTGCACGAAGACCTCGACGCCTGGCTGGCTCAGGGTCAGTCGAACGCATCGACTGCCACCGCCGCTTACGCCCAGCGCAACGACGAACAGCAAATCCCGGTGATCGGCATGCGCCGCAAGATCGCCCAGCGCATGCAGGACGCCACCCAGCGTGCCGCCCACTTCAGTTACGTCGAAGAAGTTGACGTTACCGCCGTGGAAGAACTGCGCGCACACCTGAACGAAAAACACGGCGCGACCCGCGGCAAGCTGACGTTACTGCCGTTCCTGGTGCGCGCTCTGGTCGTGGCCCTGCGCGACTTCCCGCAGATCAACGCCCGTTACGACGACGAAGCCCAAATCATCACCCGCCTCGGCGCGGTGCATGTGGGCGTCGCCACGCAAGCCGACATCGGTTTGATGGTGCCGGTGGTGCGTCATGCCGAAGCCCGCAGCCTGTGGGACAACGCTGCGGAAATCTCCCGTTTGGCCACGGCTGCACGCACTGGCAAGGCCAGCCGTGATGAATTGTCCGGCTCGACCATCACCCTGACCAGCCTCGGCGCCTTGGGCGGCATTGTCAGCACGCCAGTGCTGAACCTGCCGGAAGTGGCGATCGTCGGCGTGAACAAAATCGTCGAACGGCCAATGGTAGTCAAAGGCCAGATCGTGATCCGCAAGATGATGAACCTCTCCAGTTCCTTCGATCACCGCGTGGTCGATGGCATGGACGCGGCGCTCTTCATCCAGGCCCTGCGCAGCCTGCTCGAACAACCCGCTACCCTGTTTGTGGAGTAG
- the bkdR gene encoding Bkd operon transcriptional regulator BkdR — protein sequence MRKLDRTDIGILNSLQENARITNADLARSVNLSPTPCFNRVKAMEELGLIREQVTLLDADLLGLHVNVFIHVSLEKQVEEALQHFEEAISDRPEVMECYLMAGDPDYLIRVLVPTIQSLERFMMDFLTKVPGVANIRSSFALKQVRYKTALPLPANGLTLAN from the coding sequence ATGCGCAAACTGGACCGTACCGACATCGGCATTCTCAACAGCCTTCAGGAGAACGCGCGCATCACCAACGCCGACCTCGCACGCTCGGTGAACTTGTCGCCGACGCCGTGCTTCAATCGGGTCAAGGCGATGGAAGAATTAGGACTGATTCGTGAGCAGGTGACCCTGCTGGATGCCGATCTGTTGGGGTTGCATGTGAATGTGTTCATTCACGTCAGCCTGGAGAAACAGGTGGAAGAGGCGTTGCAGCATTTCGAAGAGGCGATTTCGGATCGCCCTGAAGTGATGGAGTGCTATTTGATGGCCGGCGACCCGGACTATTTGATCCGTGTGTTGGTGCCGACCATCCAGTCGCTGGAGCGCTTCATGATGGACTTCCTGACCAAGGTGCCGGGGGTGGCGAACATTCGTTCAAGCTTTGCGCTCAAGCAAGTGCGCTACAAGACGGCGCTGCCGTTGCCGGCCAACGGCTTGACCCTGGCCAACTGA
- a CDS encoding sulfite exporter TauE/SafE family protein: MLLASFFGLVMGLVLGLTGAGGGILAVPALVLGLGLTMTQAAPVALFAVGSAAAVGAIDGLRHGLVRYRAALLIALLGAVFSPVGIYFAHQLPEKILMILFSLLMVMVAWRMLRPEKHDDGPSDHGHANWGQKNCMLDHQTGRFSWTAKCTATLAALGAVTGVVSGLLGVGGGFLIVPAFKQLTDVQMRGIVATSLMVISLISIIGVIGALHAGVRIDGLGLSFIVASIVGMILGRKLCSRVPARGLQIGFASICMVVAGYMLLRA; this comes from the coding sequence ATGTTGTTGGCAAGTTTTTTTGGCCTGGTCATGGGCCTGGTGCTCGGCTTGACTGGCGCCGGTGGCGGTATTCTTGCGGTGCCGGCCCTGGTGCTGGGGCTGGGTCTGACCATGACCCAAGCGGCGCCCGTCGCCTTGTTCGCGGTGGGCAGCGCAGCGGCGGTCGGGGCGATCGACGGTTTGCGCCATGGCCTGGTGCGCTATCGCGCGGCGTTGTTGATTGCTTTGCTCGGCGCGGTGTTTTCGCCGGTGGGTATCTACTTCGCCCATCAGTTGCCGGAAAAGATCTTGATGATTCTGTTCAGCCTGCTGATGGTCATGGTGGCCTGGCGGATGCTGCGCCCGGAAAAGCACGATGACGGCCCCAGCGATCACGGCCATGCCAACTGGGGCCAGAAAAACTGCATGCTCGATCACCAGACCGGGCGTTTTTCCTGGACCGCCAAATGCACCGCGACTCTTGCCGCGCTCGGCGCGGTGACCGGCGTCGTTTCGGGGCTGCTGGGGGTCGGTGGCGGTTTTCTGATAGTGCCTGCCTTTAAGCAACTGACCGATGTGCAGATGCGCGGCATCGTCGCCACGTCGTTGATGGTGATCAGTCTGATTTCGATCATCGGGGTGATTGGCGCGTTGCACGCCGGGGTGCGGATCGATGGTTTGGGCCTGTCGTTCATTGTCGCCAGCATCGTCGGAATGATCCTCGGCCGAAAACTCTGCTCGCGGGTGCCGGCCCGAGGGCTGCAGATCGGCTTTGCCAGTATTTGCATGGTAGTGGCGGGTTATATGTTGCTCAGGGCATAA